Proteins from a single region of Amycolatopsis sp. CA-230715:
- a CDS encoding ribose-5-phosphate isomerase, protein MRIVVAADNAGVDLKNQVRELLRADERVTEVTDLGVADAEDDRAYPVLGLAAAEQIARGEADRGVLVCGTGIGVAISANKVPGVRATVAHDSYSAERSVKSNNCQIITFGARVIGPELAKKIVTEWLGYAFDPESASASKVAHITDYEQTHLAS, encoded by the coding sequence ATGCGGATCGTGGTTGCCGCGGACAATGCGGGAGTGGACCTCAAGAACCAGGTGCGCGAGCTGCTGCGGGCGGACGAACGGGTCACCGAGGTGACCGATCTCGGTGTCGCCGACGCCGAGGACGACCGCGCGTACCCGGTGCTCGGGCTCGCCGCGGCGGAACAGATCGCGCGGGGCGAAGCCGATCGCGGCGTGCTCGTGTGCGGAACCGGGATCGGCGTCGCGATCTCCGCGAACAAGGTGCCCGGCGTCCGCGCGACCGTCGCGCACGATTCGTATTCGGCGGAACGGTCCGTCAAGTCCAACAACTGCCAGATCATCACCTTCGGCGCTCGCGTGATCGGGCCGGAGCTGGCGAAGAAGATCGTGACCGAATGGCTCGGGTACGCGTTCGACCCGGAGTCCGCGAGCGCGTCCAAGGTCGCGCACATCACCGACTACGAACAGACTCACTTGGCCAGCTAG